The proteins below come from a single Aegilops tauschii subsp. strangulata cultivar AL8/78 chromosome 6, Aet v6.0, whole genome shotgun sequence genomic window:
- the LOC109775004 gene encoding uncharacterized protein isoform X2 produces MKIWGCTGSHHDSQFELSLQRIGVDMLGTGAPPSIRRQQKDDGETKRSIHDALCVARNLIINNSIVYGGGSAEISCSIVVEAAADRHPEVEQLYLKTVMALVGRRLSTGYCLAASSRTPRMRRSVSGLNAHVDAEVGRFSLFTGAPTVVLGVAALDSGKKEEHGRPAMPGPWPSSLKLKAAMRWLEWCCCSVGTAKESMIPGSTS; encoded by the exons ATGAAGATATGGGGTTGCACGGGAAGCCACCATGATTCGCAGTTTGAATTGTCCCTGCAGCGGATTGGGGTGGATATGCTCGGCACCGGCGCACCACCCAGCATCCGTAG GCAACAAAAGGATGATGGGGAGACCAAGCGAAGTATTCATGATGCTCTGTGTGTTGCAAGGAATCTGATCATCAACAACTCAATTGTGTATGGTGGTGGCTCAGCAGAAATATCTTGCTCAATTGTTGTTGAAGCTGCAGCGGATCGGCATCCTGAAGTTGAGCAG CTTTACCTGAAAACAGTGATGGCGCTGGTCGGTCGTCGCctctccaccggctattgtttgGCGGCGTCAAGCAGAACGCCGAGGATGCGCCGCTCTGTCTCAGGGCTCAACGCCCACGTGGACGCAGAGGTTGGCAGGTTCTCGCTCTTCACCGGGGCTCCGACGGTCGTGCTTGGTGTGGCAGCGCTGGACAGCGGCAAGAAGGAAGAGCATGGGCGGCCCGCGATGCCAGGCCCCTGGCCCTCCTCCCTCAAGCTCAAGGCGGCGATGAGATGGTTGGAATGGTGCTGCTGCTCCGTAG GCACTGCAAAGGAGAGTATGATACCAGGATCAACTAGCTAG
- the LOC109775004 gene encoding uncharacterized protein isoform X1, translating to MKIWGCTGSHHDSQFELSLQRIGVDMLGTGAPPSIRRQQKDDGETKRSIHDALCVARNLIINNSIVYGGGSAEISCSIVVEAAADRHPEVEQLYLKTVMALVGRRLSTGYCLAASSRTPRMRRSVSGLNAHVDAEVGRFSLFTGAPTVVLGVAALDSGKKEEHGRPAMPGPWPSSLKLKAAMRWLEWCCCSVGTSFCSVSCSLNFLASS from the exons ATGAAGATATGGGGTTGCACGGGAAGCCACCATGATTCGCAGTTTGAATTGTCCCTGCAGCGGATTGGGGTGGATATGCTCGGCACCGGCGCACCACCCAGCATCCGTAG GCAACAAAAGGATGATGGGGAGACCAAGCGAAGTATTCATGATGCTCTGTGTGTTGCAAGGAATCTGATCATCAACAACTCAATTGTGTATGGTGGTGGCTCAGCAGAAATATCTTGCTCAATTGTTGTTGAAGCTGCAGCGGATCGGCATCCTGAAGTTGAGCAG CTTTACCTGAAAACAGTGATGGCGCTGGTCGGTCGTCGCctctccaccggctattgtttgGCGGCGTCAAGCAGAACGCCGAGGATGCGCCGCTCTGTCTCAGGGCTCAACGCCCACGTGGACGCAGAGGTTGGCAGGTTCTCGCTCTTCACCGGGGCTCCGACGGTCGTGCTTGGTGTGGCAGCGCTGGACAGCGGCAAGAAGGAAGAGCATGGGCGGCCCGCGATGCCAGGCCCCTGGCCCTCCTCCCTCAAGCTCAAGGCGGCGATGAGATGGTTGGAATGGTGCTGCTGCTCCGTAGGTACTAGCTTCTGCAGTGTCTCTTGCTCCCTCAATTTCCTTGCCTCCTCTTGA
- the LOC109775005 gene encoding flavin-containing monooxygenase FMO GS-OX-like 8, which translates to MKIDMVCDDDIKPLQRQKVCVIGAGMAGLASARELRREGHDVTVLEQSGDVGGQWRYDPMTDGADPLGAAAAPVKVHGSMYASLRLISARETMGFTDFQFAPKDGRDVRRFPGHREVYLYLKDFCDAFGLMELVRLNTGVVRVALAPGPIPTRQWMVRSVDLGKSDGAEEVEEEFDAVVVANGHYSQPRLPSIVGMEVWRGRQVHSHSYRVPEPFRDEVVVVVGCGASGKDIAMEVRRVAKEVHLVAKSMEEVTQELAKVLSKYSASLHLQLHVERLCEDGRVVFGDGSSILADTIIYCTGFNYSFPFLDTEGAVTVDDNCVGPLFEHVFPPSLAPSLSFVGIPVKVFAPWFFEAQAKWVAQVLSGKRTLPPEEEMVRSVEEYYRAREAAGAPKNYTHDVSLFDTTALTTTHNLHDNRTIFMDEFVSKYCDFRSVEKWRYELLVSSLVNMFDNLETFRDEYQDSDSIRKGVEEWHLSAQRAQAAAAGPATTKEQSLGLLEQVE; encoded by the exons ATGAAAATAGACATGGTCTGCGACGACGACATTAAGCCATTGCAACGGCAGAAGGTATGCGTGATCGGGGCCGGGATGGCCGGGTTGGCGTCAGCCCGCGAGCTGCGGCGGGAGGGCCACGACGTGACGGTGCTGGAGCAGAGCGGCGACGTGGGCGGGCAGTGGCGGTACGATCCGATGACTGACGGCGCAGACCCGCTCGGTGCCGCGGCGGCGCCGGTGAAGGTGCACGGCAGCATGTATGCGTCCCTCCGCCTGATCAGCGCCCGGGAGACCATGGGGTTCACCGACTTCCAGTTCGCGCCCAAGGACGGCCGCGACGTCCGCCGCTTCCCTGGTCACCGCGAGGTGTACCTCTACCTCAAGGACTTCTGCGACGCGTTCGGGCTCATGGAGCTCGTCAGGCTCAACACCGGCGTCGTGCGTGTCGCCTTGGCGCCAGGTCCGATTCCGACGCGGCAATGGATGGTGAGGTCCGTCGATCTCGGCAAGTCCGATGGTGccgaggaggtggaggaggagttCGATGCCGTCGTGGTGGCCAACGGCCACTACTCGCAGCCGAGATTGCCAAGCATCGTAGGCATGGAGGTGTGGAGGGGGAGGCAGGTGCACAGCCACTCGTACAGGGTGCCGGAGCCGTTCCGCGacgaggtggtggtggtggttgggtGCGGCGCGAGCGGCAAGGACATCGCCATGGAGGTCCGCAGGGTCGCCAAGGAGGTGCACCTGGTCGCCAAGTCCATGGAGGAGGTAACCCAGGAGCTCGCCAAGGTGCTCTCCAAGTACAGCGCCAGCCTGCACCTACAACTTCAC GTGGAGCGGCTGTGCGAGGACGGGCGGGTGGTGTTCGGCGACGGCTCCAGTATCCTCGCCGACACCATCATCTACTGCACAGGGTTCAATTACTCTTTCCCGTTCCTGGATACGGAGGGAGCGGTCACCGTCGACGACAACTGCGTGGGCCCGCTTTTCGAGCATGTGTTCCCGCCGTCGCTGGCGCCGTCGCTCTCCTTCGTCGGTATACCCGTAAAG GTATTTGCGCCTTGGTTCTTTGAGGCTCAGGCGAAATGGGTGGCGCAGGTGCTGTCCGGCAAGAGAACGCTGCCCCCGGAGGAGGAGATGGTGCGGTCCGTGGAGGAGTACTACCGCGCCAGGGAGGCCGCCGGCGCGCCCAAGAATTACACCCACGACGTCAGCTTGTTTGACACCACGGCACTGACTACTACACACAACCTGCACGACAATCGGACGATC TTCATGGATGAGTTCGTGAGCAAGTACTGCGACTTCCGTAGCGTGGAGAAATGGCGTTACGAGTTGCTGGTGTCGTCGTTAGTCAACATGTTCGACAACCTCGAGACCTTCCGCGATGAGTACCAAGACAGCGACTCCATCCGCAAGGGTGTGGAGGAGTGGCACTTGTCTGCACAACGGGCCCAAGCTGCTGCTGCTGGACCTGCTACTACGAAAGAACAATCACTTGGTCTTCTCGAACAAGTAGAGTGA